Proteins encoded in a region of the Perca fluviatilis chromosome 6, GENO_Pfluv_1.0, whole genome shotgun sequence genome:
- the rnf215 gene encoding RING finger protein 215 encodes MVSARCWCCLWVTLPLVLLRWPGLLVAAEQVALVEVFLEQRPGVSALLQGEVVESGRGSRSSEHRDEELEGELVLVQNEEKQVSAGKGEDDTKEQEPWIGVVPVEMDESKASTGNQESFTDAMVNKMKRALVLGASALIILALNQNTVSEMDLSQVLSKPIIVIQTSENVTKLIGALLRGLQATAKITYKTILQDNLGATLTLWSSCGRSRGGRYGEWQGVICTGETNSQVQKYLQQLWDTVLLVALILSTGVIVQARWQYQDHQLNDDLELFPKQDVLKRMSSLKTKRYRQPKPWCDPSQPAETDNCAVCLEPFNNNQCLRVLPCLHEYHRDCVDPWLLLHHTCPLCKRSILGSVCRDS; translated from the exons ATGGTTTCAGCTCGCTGCTGGTGCTGTCTCTGGGTAACTTTACCGCTCGTCCTGCTGCGGTGGCCGGGGCTGCTGGTCGCCGCGGAGCAGGTCGCTCTGGTGGAGGTTTTCCTGGAGCAGCGGCCCGGCGTCAGCGCTCTGCTCCAGGGGGAGGTGGTGGAGTCCGGCAGGGGCAGCAGGAGCTCCGAGCACCGGGACGAAGAGCTGGAGGGAGAGCTGGTCCTG GTCCAGAATGAGGAGAAGCAGGTGAGCGCAGGAAAAGGTGAGGACGACACCAAAGAGCAGGAGCCGTGGATAGGAGTGGTGCCTGTGGAGATGGATGAGAGCAAAGCCTCCACCGGAAACCAGGAGTCCTTTACTGATGCTATGGTCAATAAG ATGAAGCGAGCATTGGTCCTTGGAGCATCTGCACTGATCATTCTAGCTCTCAACCAAAACACTGTCAGTGAG ATGGATCTGTCTCAGGTGCTGTCCAAGCCCATTATTGTGATCCAGACGTCTGAAAATGTCACCAAGCTGATCGGAGCTCTGCTCAG GGGTCTTCAAGCGACAGCAAAAATCACATACAAGACGATCCTGCAGGACAACCTG GGAGCCACGCTCACGCTGTGGTCCAGCTGTGGTCGATCGAGAGGAGGTCGCTACGGAGAGTGGCAGGGGGTCATCTGCACGGGAGAGACCAACTCTCAGGTCCAG AAGTACCTGCAGCAGCTGTGGGACACTGTCCTCCTGGTGGCTCTGATCCTCAGCACCGGAGTCATCGTTCAGGCTCGCTGGCAGTACCAGGACCACCAGCTGAACGACGACTTGGAG CTCTTTCCGAAACAGGATGTCCTGAAGAGAATGTCGTCCCTGAAGACCAAAAGGTATCGTCAGCCCAAACCGTGGTGTGACCCGTCCCAGCCGGCGGAGACGGACAACTGTGCAGTCTGTCTGGAGCCATTCAACAACAACCAG TGTCTACGTGTGCTGCCGTGTCTCCATGAGTACCACAGAGATTGTGTCGACCCCTGGCTGCTGCTGCATCACACCTGTCCTCTGTGCAAACGCAGCATCCTCG GCAGCGTCTGCAGAGACAGTTAA
- the LOC120560720 gene encoding SEC14-like protein 2 has protein sequence MSGRVGDLSPKQAEALEQFRERIQDIFPQLPAQHDHFLLRWLRARNFNVQKSEGMVRKHLEFRKQMKVDTIVTDWRPPEVIEKYLSGGMCGYDREGSPIWYDVIGPVDPKGLFLSASKQDFIKSKIRDCEVLQKECNLQSQRLGRNVESITMIYDVEGLGLKHLWKPAIETYGEILQMFEENYPEGLKRLFVIKAPKLFPVAYNLVKHFLSENTRQKINILGGNWQEVLLKYIDAEELPMIYGGKMTDPDGDPRCRTKIHHVGPVPPSYYVRDHVKVDYEQCMTVSRGSSQQMDYEILFPGCVLRWQFATESADIGFGVFLKAKKGEWKKAAQMEEVVPTQRYNAHLVPEDGSLTCERPGVYVLRFDNTYSIFQAKRVSFAVEVLLPDHLQSPQTNGGSKNHEQAEVNSQS, from the exons ATGAGCGGAAGAGTAGGAGACCTCAGCCCTAAACAGGCTGAAGCACTGGAGCAG TTTCGAGAGAGGATACAGGACATTTTTCCTCAACTTCCTGCGCAGCATGACCACTTCCTGTTACGCTGGCTCAGAG CCAGAAACTTCAATGTCCAGAAGTCGGAGGGCATGGTGCGAAAG CATTTGGAGTTCAGGAAACAGATGAAAGTAGACACAATAGTCACCGACTGGCGTCCACCAGAG GTGATAGAGAAGTATCTGTCAGGAGGGATGTGTGGTTACGACCGTGAGGGTAGTCCTATCTGGTATGATGTCATCGGACCTGTGGATCCTAAAGGCCTCTTCCTGTCTGCCTCCAAGCAAGACTTCATCAAGTCCAAGATCAGAGACTGTGAGGTCCTGCAGAAGGAATGTAACCTCCAGTCACAGAGG CTTGGGAGGAACGTGGAGTCAATCACCATGATCTACGACGTAGAAGGTCTGGGTCTGAAACACTTATGGAAGCCTGCTATAGAAACATATGGAGAG ATTCTCCAGATGTTTGAAGAGAACTACCCGGAAGGCTTGAAAAGGCTGTTTGTCATTAAAG CCCCCAAACTCTTTCCTGTGGCCTACAACCTCGTCAAGCACTTTCTGAGtgagaacacaagacaaaagaTCAATATCCTTGGGG GGAACTGGCAGGAGGTTTTACTGAAGTACATCGATGCAGAGGAACTGCCGATGATATATGGGGGTAAAATGACAGATCCTGATGGAGATCCTCGCTGTCGGACCAAG ATACATCACGTTGGCCCTGTTCCTCCCTCCTACTACGTGCGGGACCATGTAAAGGTGGACTACGAGCAGTGTATGACCGTCAGCCGAGGTTCCTCCCAACAGATGGACTATGAGATACTCTTCCCCGGCTGTGTTCTCAG GTGGCAGTTTGCCACTGAGAGCGCAGACATTGGATTTGGGGTGTTTCTGAAGGCTAAAAAGGGCGAATGGAAGAAGGCAGCTCAGATGGAGGAAGTCGTGCCCACTCAGCGCTACAACGCCCACTTAGTGCCCGAGGACGGATCACTGACCTGTGAACGCCCAGGAGTCT ATGTTCTCAGATTTGACAATACTTATAGCATCTTCCAGGCCAAAAGAGTCAGCTTTGCCGTTGAAGTCCTGCTCCCGGACCATTTACAGTCCCCACAGACCAATGGAGGGTCCAAAAACCACGAGCAAGCTGAGGTCAACAGCCAATCATAA